One window of Methylococcus sp. EFPC2 genomic DNA carries:
- a CDS encoding cation-transporting P-type ATPase — MPQPFSSHANTLWHAAEPDDVVAALGSDTVSGLTETEVARRREQAGWNRLTPRKGKGPLLLFLLQFHQPLIYILLVSGAVTAFLQEWVDSGVIFGVVLVNAIIGFIQEANALKAIEALAHTLSVSATVLRDGERRVIPALELVPGDIVFLLSGDKVPADLRLLRTRDLQIDESALTGESVPVQKHSAPLAEGTLLADRACMAYTSALVTYGSSTGVVVETGDRTEIGRINRMIASATDLDTPLTQKISEFSNLLMWIIIGFAAITFAVGWLRGESALEMFMASVALAVGAIPEGLPAALTITLAIGVSRMAKRHAIIRKLPAVETLGGTTVICSDKTGTLTQNQMTVLAVYAGGELFEVSGGGYAPEGEFRRQGRRIEPQDHPALMSCLRAGVLCNDARLVTDDKGWRIEGDPTEGALLVAARKAGFHEPHVHEAYPRLDAIPFESQHQFMATLHHAVDEDAHYVCLKGSVESLLSRCDSAYDAAKNRVPLDAAAIHAQVDALTARGLRVLAFARGDHASEDETVDHHEVKEGLVFLGLQGMIDPPRAEAVRAVAACQAAGIRVKMITGDHPGTAGAIARDLGLLRPRRLQLLFGIAPTGPVLTGAELLDLDDEAYRKLVQECDVYARVAPEQKLRLVRALQSLGQVVAMTGDGVNDAPALRQADIGVAMGKSGTEVAKEAAAMVLTDDNFATLEAAVEEGRGVFDNLVKFIAWTLPTNIGEGLVIMAAVFAGAALPILPVQILWINMSTAVLLGLMLAFEPKEPGIMARRPRDPAQPLLTRRLVFRIFLVGLLLLAGAFGLFQWELAQGEPLAKARTVAVNVFVFGELFYLFNCRSLEYSMLHVGLFSNPWVIGGVSLMAALQVLFTYAPFMNLWFGSEAIGLEEWVLILAASWITYVVIGVEKWLGRRWPGRIR, encoded by the coding sequence ATGCCCCAGCCATTTTCCAGCCACGCGAACACCCTCTGGCATGCCGCTGAGCCGGACGATGTCGTCGCGGCGTTGGGCTCGGATACCGTTTCGGGCCTGACGGAAACGGAAGTTGCCCGCAGGCGGGAGCAGGCCGGCTGGAACCGGCTGACGCCGCGCAAGGGCAAGGGCCCGCTGCTGCTGTTTCTGCTCCAGTTTCATCAGCCGCTCATCTACATCCTGCTGGTGTCCGGTGCCGTGACCGCCTTCCTGCAGGAATGGGTGGATTCCGGCGTCATCTTCGGCGTGGTGCTGGTCAACGCGATCATCGGCTTCATCCAGGAGGCAAATGCGCTCAAGGCCATCGAGGCCTTGGCCCATACCTTGAGCGTGTCCGCCACGGTGCTGCGCGACGGCGAGCGGAGGGTGATCCCGGCCCTGGAACTGGTGCCGGGCGACATCGTGTTCCTGCTCTCCGGCGACAAGGTGCCCGCGGATCTGCGCCTGCTGCGCACCCGCGATCTGCAGATCGACGAGTCCGCCCTGACCGGCGAATCGGTGCCGGTGCAAAAACACTCGGCCCCGCTGGCGGAAGGCACGCTGCTCGCCGACCGTGCCTGCATGGCCTATACCTCGGCCCTGGTCACTTACGGCAGCAGCACAGGCGTGGTGGTGGAAACCGGCGACCGCACGGAAATCGGCCGTATCAACCGGATGATCGCCTCCGCGACCGATCTGGACACGCCGTTGACGCAGAAGATTTCCGAGTTCAGCAACTTGCTGATGTGGATCATCATCGGCTTCGCCGCCATCACTTTCGCGGTGGGCTGGCTGCGCGGCGAATCCGCCCTGGAGATGTTCATGGCGTCTGTGGCCCTGGCCGTGGGAGCAATACCGGAGGGCCTGCCGGCGGCCCTGACCATCACCCTGGCCATCGGCGTCTCGCGCATGGCCAAGCGGCACGCCATCATCCGCAAGCTGCCGGCGGTGGAGACGCTGGGCGGCACCACGGTGATCTGCTCCGACAAGACCGGCACGCTGACGCAGAATCAGATGACCGTGCTGGCGGTTTACGCCGGCGGCGAATTGTTCGAAGTGAGCGGCGGCGGCTATGCGCCGGAGGGCGAATTTCGCCGACAGGGCCGGCGCATCGAGCCGCAGGACCATCCTGCATTGATGAGCTGTCTTCGGGCCGGGGTGCTGTGCAACGACGCCCGTTTGGTCACGGATGACAAGGGCTGGCGCATCGAAGGCGATCCCACCGAGGGCGCCTTGCTGGTCGCCGCCCGCAAGGCCGGCTTTCACGAGCCGCACGTGCACGAGGCCTATCCGCGGCTGGACGCCATTCCTTTCGAATCCCAGCACCAGTTCATGGCCACCCTGCACCACGCCGTGGACGAGGATGCCCATTACGTCTGCCTAAAGGGCTCCGTCGAAAGCCTGCTGAGCCGCTGCGACTCCGCTTACGATGCCGCCAAAAACCGCGTTCCCCTGGACGCGGCGGCCATCCACGCGCAAGTCGATGCGCTGACCGCACGCGGTTTGCGCGTATTGGCCTTCGCACGCGGCGACCATGCCAGCGAAGATGAAACCGTCGACCATCACGAAGTGAAGGAGGGCCTGGTCTTCCTCGGACTGCAGGGCATGATCGATCCGCCGAGGGCGGAGGCCGTGCGCGCGGTGGCGGCCTGCCAGGCGGCCGGCATACGGGTGAAGATGATTACCGGCGACCACCCCGGCACGGCCGGCGCCATCGCGCGCGACCTGGGCCTGCTGCGGCCGCGCCGCCTGCAACTTTTGTTCGGCATCGCCCCGACCGGACCCGTGTTGACCGGCGCCGAGCTCCTGGACCTGGACGACGAGGCGTACCGGAAACTGGTGCAGGAGTGCGACGTTTATGCCCGGGTCGCACCGGAGCAGAAGCTGCGCCTGGTGCGCGCCTTGCAGTCCTTGGGTCAGGTGGTCGCCATGACCGGCGACGGGGTGAACGACGCGCCGGCCTTGCGCCAGGCCGATATCGGCGTGGCCATGGGCAAGTCCGGCACCGAAGTGGCCAAGGAAGCCGCCGCGATGGTGCTGACCGACGACAATTTCGCCACCCTCGAAGCGGCGGTCGAGGAGGGCAGGGGAGTCTTCGACAATCTGGTCAAATTCATCGCCTGGACCCTGCCGACCAATATCGGCGAAGGTTTGGTCATCATGGCTGCGGTGTTCGCCGGCGCCGCCCTGCCCATCCTGCCGGTGCAAATCCTCTGGATCAACATGAGCACGGCGGTGCTGCTGGGCCTGATGCTGGCCTTCGAACCCAAGGAGCCCGGCATCATGGCCCGCCGCCCGCGCGACCCGGCCCAGCCGCTGTTGACCCGGCGCCTGGTGTTTCGCATCTTCCTGGTGGGCCTGCTGCTGCTGGCCGGCGCTTTCGGCCTGTTCCAATGGGAGCTCGCGCAGGGCGAACCCCTGGCCAAGGCGCGCACGGTGGCGGTCAACGTGTTCGTGTTCGGCGAGCTGTTCTATCTGTTCAACTGCCGCTCGCTGGAATACTCCATGCTGCACGTGGGCCTGTTCTCCAACCCCTGGGTGATCGGCGGCGTGAGCCTCATGGCGGCCTTGCAGGTCTTGTTCACCTATGCGCCGTTCATGAACCTGTGGTTCGGCAGCGAAGCCATAGGCCTGGAAGAATGGGTGCTGATACTGGCGGCGAGCTGGATCACCTACGTGGTCATCGGCGTGGAGAAGTGGCTGGGACGACGCTGGCCCGGCCGTATCCGCTAA
- a CDS encoding magnesium and cobalt transport protein CorA, with translation MSQSALTPSSARKAYSSMLMSCVLYRQGRRVGDLDIEDISEVVGEPDTLVWMELREPDQALLEKIQAEFGLHELAVEDARNARQRPKLEAYGESLFVVLQTAQFIGKDLRIGETHVFVGPRFFITIRHGSSLSYQKVRERCDQMPDRLAKGTGFALYALMDFIVDHYMPVVHGLDERFDRLEEDIFKNRSSQATLEQLYELKSELQRLRAAVSPMQNICNELMHFHGDILAGDGQFYFRDVSDHAERISQAIDGMREMLLAAMQVYLALMTVGQNEIVKRLAGWGAILALPTMVFSLYGMNFHHMPELDWEYGYPAILGGLLALSVGLYWRLKIARWL, from the coding sequence ATGAGCCAGTCGGCCTTAACCCCCAGCTCCGCACGCAAAGCCTACTCGTCCATGCTGATGTCCTGTGTGCTTTATCGCCAGGGGCGGCGCGTCGGCGATCTCGATATAGAGGATATCAGCGAGGTCGTGGGAGAGCCGGACACCCTGGTCTGGATGGAGTTGCGCGAGCCCGACCAGGCCTTGCTGGAAAAGATCCAGGCGGAGTTCGGTCTGCACGAACTGGCCGTGGAAGACGCCCGCAACGCCCGCCAGCGGCCCAAGCTGGAAGCCTACGGCGAAAGCTTGTTCGTTGTGCTGCAAACTGCGCAGTTCATCGGCAAGGACTTGCGCATCGGTGAAACCCATGTATTCGTCGGTCCCCGGTTTTTTATCACCATCCGGCACGGTTCCTCGCTGAGCTATCAGAAGGTGCGGGAACGTTGCGACCAGATGCCCGACCGGCTGGCCAAGGGGACCGGTTTCGCCCTCTATGCCTTGATGGACTTCATCGTCGACCACTACATGCCGGTGGTGCACGGTCTGGACGAACGCTTCGACCGCCTGGAAGAAGACATCTTCAAGAACCGCTCCAGTCAGGCCACCCTGGAGCAACTCTACGAGCTCAAGAGCGAATTGCAGCGTCTGCGGGCGGCCGTATCGCCCATGCAAAACATCTGCAATGAGCTCATGCATTTTCACGGCGACATCCTGGCGGGCGACGGGCAGTTCTATTTCCGCGACGTGTCCGACCATGCCGAGCGTATCAGCCAGGCCATAGACGGCATGCGCGAAATGCTGCTCGCCGCCATGCAGGTCTATCTGGCACTGATGACCGTGGGACAGAACGAGATCGTCAAGCGCCTGGCCGGCTGGGGCGCCATCCTGGCCTTGCCGACTATGGTGTTCAGCCTCTACGGCATGAACTTCCACCACATGCCGGAGCTGGACTGGGAATACGGCTATCCCGCCATACTCGGCGGATTGCTGGCGCTCAGTGTCGGCTTGTATTGGCGCCTGAAGATCGCGCGCTGGCTGTAA
- a CDS encoding patatin-like phospholipase family protein has product MATRPTTRRTQASAKAKLGLALSGGGLRASFFHIGVLAQLARQGLLRHVEAISAVSGGSIIAALYYLHLKNLLESKPDEAVTDEDYVAIIQTIERDFLKATENNLRMKTFASFAHNWKMRHPDYSRSDRIAELYDELIYRAAFGREAEPIPMQVLKIFPPGRTDFYPRTDNVGRSAKVPVLILNATTLNTGRNWQFTAQTMGEPDLRTRAAAHADDTDTKPLRLRRADSYAGLVPYQADFPLGHAVGASACVPGLFHPLAISGLYRDGEEDIRVQLVDGGVHDNQGVQALLFEECTAFVVSDASGWLALENQPGVDPASVLLRASGILQDRVRDGNLSRLIETQGRGQIAFLHLRKGLEIRELAWLNTEGQPAEDTGLIGPDTRKFGVDPAVQQALANIRTDLDAFTEVEAYSLMLDGYLMSELELTAFKKTVHAPELRAAPTAAPIDWQFLRVQPWIDKPGEGDYLRQLRTGHLLFGKALLLFPALLAGLIVSVLIALVLAWPTLVSWVGSSIPVSLIVSAVALYALDALGGKLVKLPKLGQWADLLDTLKFLRTALAYYQSAKRLLLRVAVPLAGTLLAQFYLAFINPRFLKRGRIETLQKGDPR; this is encoded by the coding sequence ATGGCTACTCGTCCGACGACCCGGAGAACTCAAGCAAGCGCGAAGGCCAAGCTGGGCCTGGCTTTGTCCGGAGGCGGCTTGCGCGCTTCCTTTTTTCACATCGGCGTCCTCGCGCAACTCGCGCGGCAAGGCCTGCTGCGCCATGTGGAGGCGATCAGTGCGGTGTCGGGCGGTTCCATCATCGCCGCGCTCTATTACCTGCACCTCAAGAATCTGCTGGAATCCAAGCCCGACGAAGCGGTCACGGACGAGGATTATGTGGCGATCATCCAGACGATAGAACGGGATTTCCTCAAGGCGACGGAGAACAATCTGCGCATGAAGACCTTCGCCAGTTTCGCGCACAACTGGAAGATGCGGCATCCCGATTACTCGCGCAGCGACCGGATCGCCGAGCTTTACGATGAACTGATCTACCGCGCCGCGTTCGGCCGGGAAGCCGAGCCCATCCCCATGCAGGTCTTGAAGATATTCCCGCCCGGCCGGACCGATTTCTATCCGCGTACCGACAACGTCGGCCGCAGCGCGAAAGTCCCGGTCCTCATCCTCAATGCCACGACCCTCAACACCGGCCGCAACTGGCAATTCACCGCGCAAACCATGGGCGAGCCGGATCTGCGCACGAGGGCGGCGGCGCATGCGGACGATACCGATACCAAGCCCTTGCGCTTGCGGCGGGCGGATTCCTATGCCGGCCTGGTGCCTTACCAGGCGGACTTTCCGCTGGGCCACGCCGTGGGTGCCTCGGCCTGCGTGCCCGGGCTGTTTCATCCCCTCGCGATCAGCGGGCTCTATCGGGACGGCGAGGAAGACATCCGCGTGCAGTTGGTGGATGGCGGGGTGCACGACAATCAGGGCGTGCAAGCCTTGTTGTTCGAGGAGTGCACGGCATTCGTGGTCAGCGATGCGTCGGGGTGGCTGGCGTTGGAAAACCAGCCGGGTGTCGATCCGGCTTCGGTCCTGCTGCGCGCCAGCGGCATCCTGCAGGACCGCGTGCGCGACGGCAACCTGAGCCGACTGATCGAAACCCAGGGCAGGGGACAGATCGCCTTCCTGCATCTGCGCAAAGGCCTGGAAATACGCGAACTGGCTTGGCTCAATACCGAAGGCCAGCCGGCGGAAGACACCGGCCTGATCGGTCCGGACACTCGGAAGTTCGGCGTCGATCCCGCGGTGCAGCAGGCCCTGGCCAACATCCGCACCGACCTGGACGCGTTCACCGAAGTCGAAGCCTATTCCCTGATGCTGGATGGCTATCTCATGAGTGAACTCGAGTTGACGGCATTCAAAAAGACCGTGCACGCCCCCGAACTGCGGGCGGCACCGACGGCCGCTCCTATCGACTGGCAGTTTCTCCGCGTCCAACCCTGGATCGACAAACCCGGCGAGGGCGACTATCTGCGCCAGCTCCGCACCGGCCACCTCCTGTTCGGCAAGGCACTGCTGCTCTTCCCGGCCCTGCTGGCCGGGCTGATCGTTTCGGTGCTCATCGCCCTGGTCCTGGCCTGGCCCACCCTGGTGTCATGGGTGGGCAGCAGCATACCGGTCTCGCTGATCGTGAGCGCCGTGGCCTTGTATGCCCTGGACGCGCTGGGCGGCAAACTGGTCAAGCTGCCCAAGTTGGGCCAATGGGCCGATTTGCTCGACACCCTCAAGTTCCTGCGCACCGCGCTGGCGTATTACCAAAGCGCCAAACGCCTGCTGCTGCGCGTCGCCGTTCCCTTGGCCGGCACGCTGCTGGCCCAGTTTTACCTCGCCTTCATCAATCCCCGCTTCCTCAAGCGCGGACGCATCGAAACCTTGCAGAAGG